The sequence AGtaaagaatgaatatatatggCTTAGGGCAGGTAGAAATACTGATTAGGTGAAATTTACAGAGAAGTATATGTTTGTTTTGCAAGAAGAACCTTCCTAGCAAAAGGGGAagcctattttaaaaagagcaagaaaCCCGTTAATTTCAAAGAACATAAGTTGTTTGTGAGGTCCATGGTGGGAGTGGAAAAGGAGGGTATGGAGGTGGACGGGATTATCATAaaggaagtttatttatttatttatttgacagagagagagagagagatcacaagtaggcagagagtcaggcagagagagagggaagcagtctccctgctgagcagagagcccgacgatgggatcaatcccaggaccctggaatcatgacctgagctgaaggcagaggcttttaacccactgagccaaccaggcgccccataaaggAAGTTTAGAATCGATTCCTATTATCATCGCACAGCTTTTGAAGAGtttgaaagtaaaaattaaaatttcaggtcTGGATTTTAGAAATGATCCACAATAACTGTATGGAAACAGTGGAGTGAGTCAGAGGGGTGATGGCAGACAAAGAGACCAGTAGGATGTAAATATTACAGTATGTGTGTTTTAATCCGCCAGGTCTCCACAACAAAGTATCAGGCTGggggctgaaacaacagaaatttattttctcacaattctggaagctaGGAGtttaagatcaaggtgttggcagggttttttttttttctttctttctatacttAGTTTCAGAAGGTAGAATGGTGTGGCAgggttgatttcttctgaggTCTTGCTCTTTGGCTTGTAGGTTGCCATCTTCTTTCTGTATCTTCACACGGTTTTTcttctgtgtcctaatctcctcttcttataagaatgCCAGTCATACCAGATTAGGGTTCAccctaatgatctcattttaatttaactgCTTCTTTAAATttaggccctatctccaaatgcagtcatgttctgaggtactggggattaAGACTTGACTGTATGAATTTGGAGGACACAGTCAGCCATAACAATGGGCAAGAAAAGATGATGGCTGAATCAGAATAGCCCAGGCAGGGATGAAAAAACAGGTGCTAAGGAGGCAGAGTTGGGAGGTTTTTGTGGCCAAcatgatgtgtgtgtgggggggtgcagtATGGAACAAGAAGGCAACTAAGATATATTTTAGGATTACGGTTTGAGTACTTAGGTTGAGGTGACTTCCCTGTTTCTCAGTCTCTTCATCCTCCATCATGCCTTTGCTTTCTAAAGTGGCATCTGAAGTCATAGGTAAAGAATGGATTTTCGATATAAACAATGAAGAAGACTTTAAGAGTTGAAAGGCATATGGAGTTTATAATCTACTCCAACATTTCCATtttggggatgggcaaaatgtgGCTCAGAGTGGTAAGGTGACATAGTCACATACTATTAGTGCCTCTGAATTTCCCCTGCACCCTTATCAATTCTTTGGAACTACGGTCTGGAGGTTTCTTTACACAACCCTCTACGGCTCCTGAGTCCATTTGTAAGCATAATTTCTCCagtcaaaaatacataaaaacttgtAGAAGAACAGGTGGCTTCTTGGGCTTTTCTGCAGCTGTTGGTGTGGTCGAAGTTGGCATCACTGTGCCCGGGTAACTGGAGACCCAGTCACTGATCCACTCTCCAGATAGCCTAAGGACATCTTCTAAGGTTTGGGACATGAATGTTATATGGTGGTATAACAGTGGgggtagatgaggaaactgatatGAAAGTACTTAGAGAAATGGGTTGAATGGTTAGAAGCTGCCATGATTGTGGATTGCTGTACCTTGTCTTCAGACTGTGTCCCCCAGATAATTATGTAAACAGAGGCAAGGGATAATTTTCACCACTAGACCTGACTGCCATTGGTCTCTGACTAAGACTATTTACTAAGTGGGAACAATTCCTTCCTTAACTATAACTTGGGATCATTCCTATTTGTGCCTGGATATACAAGTTAGGGCTGGATttgttatacattttattattttttttttacattaaattttttatttaaatcatcaTTACcatggggtcttttttttttttttttggtgtttccaaaagttctttttttttttttccaatttatttattttcagaaaaacagtattcaaccATGGGGTCTTAAATCATCTAATGATTCGTTTGCTTTGCAAACCTAAAACAGaactttttaagataaattttaagtTGCTGcaaatcataaaattatttccatATAAAGTCTGTTTATTAAATGTGTTAAGCTGTTATACGGTCCGTTTAAATTTATGGAAAGCCAAAGAATTGCCTGGCTGGAATACCTGCAAAAACAatatacatcatttttaaaaaaaagagagaaagaaaaagaaaaacactttactactttaaaaatagagaatacaCACGGAATATCTCAAATATCCAAGGCTGGTAATTGAATTACTATCTAACATGAGCCAAGATGATCTCATTTTTATGTGGAGCCATCCTTTAGGCAAAGATTACAGCTCTGAACTTTATCTATTAGACTTTCATTATTTTGGCTAATTCTAAGAGGAGGCATTTCAGACTTCATCTTCTGATTACAAGGAATTTAATGACTGATTGGGGTTCAACAGCACATAGCCCTTTCCCCATTTCTGGATGCAAACAAATTtctgaaaaagataattttttttttttctccccatgattcttttttGTTATACATTTTAACCACAAGGAGGCTCCCAAAGCTTTCCCTTTTGCCACACCTTCCACATTAAGGACCTTGGTTCTCGACGGAAAGAGCACAGTGAGCTTTTCTCACTATAGCAATAGTTTTCCACGTTGAGGAAGCACAACATCTGAACTCGGGCATCATGGGTTCGAAGTGTTGCTACTGAACCAGGAGGGCTAGTTCAGTGGCCAGCGGTACttggggcaagtcacttaaaGTCTCTGTGACTTCATTTCCTCTTCTGGCAAAGGAACTAAATTCTTACCTCGTGGAGCTGTTATTAGGAAGAAAGGAGATTATGTATGTAAAGTACTTAGGACAAGGCTTTGCACACAATAAGTAAATTCTCAGTAAATGCAGTGGTTGGGGGCGGTGTttgtctgatttttgttttggggtgggggttggttggttggttggtttgttctttgttttgttttactcttttccGCCTCCATTTGGGTGGGGGTGGCAATGGTTGCTTCCTGGTCAGAAGACATGCCAATCTTCGGAAAGCTAAGAATGATTAAGGAATTGGGGTAAGGGATAAATTCCAGAAGTGAGCCTATGAGGCAGAGCCTTGGGCTGAACCTTGAGTTAAATAGGCAAAAGACCTCTGGACCACAATGGCCTATCTCAAGACCCTAGGATGGGTCTTAGATAAGGTGTGGCCAAGGTGGAATCTGCATTAGCCTGGAAAACTTCCACGTTGAGGGACCTAGTAGCATGTGGTCAGAGACCTAGGAATTCAGGTGGTAGATCCTATAAAATAGTCTTACAGTGAGAACCAAGAACAATAGTTATGTCCTGACACAACCTACCGATATTAGGCTACAGAGGATTAGAGAGACAGGATATAATGAGAGCTGTAATgaacatattttctttaatggaCCCTGTGAAGACCCAGCAGGTGTCTAATATCTAAGGACCATGAAGGTGCCCCAGAAAGTCATTTCTCCAACTCATAATTCTGGCTGTTGAGAGTCTTGTATCAGGAGTTTTACAGACGTTCAGCTGTTCTTACCTTAGCTTCGTATGTCATCTTTTGTTTCTCAACAGAGTATGTGGGTTCACGCTTTACATCAGGGatgcaacaaatttttttttccccacatctttccttcttcctctcattttctttgcaAGATTTCCTGCATCTTCCTTTTCCATAATTACATCTTTTGAGCCATCCATctatcaaaaaaccaaaaagatgaataaacaaatacatgaaagagAGTAAAGACTATAATACTAAGGGTGTTAGCATTGTAGTAATAATAGTTAGGATGAACTACTGAAATGTAATGGCATTCTttggaagattaaataaatatggAGATGTAGAATGCCTAATGCTAGTCTTAACATTACTAAATATGAGTAGTTATCTTCCTTCAACCAGCTCTAACTGGACTTTATTTCTGTGCTTGTGATGTTTTCATCTCTGTCATTTTTCAGTCTTGCCACATTGGTTCCTCCTTGTCCCCCAAATCTAGGTGCTTGGACCTGTACCTTCaattatctattttttccccctctcaatTCATTGTTCACTCAACAGTGATTTTTTGAGAACCagagtatgtgccaggcactgttctttttgtttttttattaactaTATGTAAAGTCACATGTTTTATTAATTCTAATGTATAATATCACATCTCAGTATATATAATGCACTATTCTGATAAGACCAGAGATTCCAGATGAAATGACATGCAAAATGCTATGAAGGTAACAAAATGCACTGAAGATACAAAGTGTTTCTATGACTAAGctcctaaatttatttattcaatatatattatatgagtACTTTGATTATAAAAGTATGTGGCCCATTACAGCATACCACTAATCCTGGCATAAATTTGACTTGCTCTGTGCATTCCATACTTTCagattccttttattatttttttcagaattattaagCATACCaaaatgtgaatgtattttttaaaattatgttatgttagtcaccatatagtacatcattagtttttacaTCATTAATGtggccacttgggaaaacagtgtggaagttcctcagaaaattaaaaatagaactaccctaggacccagcaattgcactactgggtatttacccccaaaatacagatagtgaaaagaagggccatgtgtaccccaatgttcatagcagcaatgtccacaatagccaaactgtggaaagaaataagatgcccttcaacagatgaatggataaagaagatgtggtccatatacaaaatgaaatattactcagtcatcgggaaggatgaatgcccaacttttgcatcaacatggatgggactggagaagattatgctgggtgaaataagtcaaacagagaaaggtaattatcatatggttttacttatttgtggaacataaggaaaagcatggaggacactaggataaggaagggaaaagtgaagggggagaaatcggagtgggagatgaaccatgagactatggactctgaggggaaaactgagggttctggaggagagggaatggggggatgggtgaacctgatgatgggtattaaggaaggcatggattgcatggagcactgggtattatacacaaacaatgaaacatggaacactacctcaaaaactaatgatgtactgtatggtgccAGGCACTTTTCTAATTGCATGTCCTAAATGATGCCCTAGAACAGGACTTTGAACACTGAAGGATTAACTTATACTGCCTACCTGCAGGCTGATGTTCTAGATTGTATAAGTCTCTGTCCTGTTTGTGACTCAACCCCATCTAGATCTATAAAACACAGCTTCCTCAGCACACTGGGTTCATTGGATTTTCTCTActtgttttttcccctctctacTTGTTTATTCTCCCCTCCTGAGAGATAATTACCAATTTGCTCTTTCTTACCAGGATATTCAGACTGGAAAAATCGGACTCTGATTCCATGAATCAAAGTGTAGATTCTTTCTCCCAAAATGTCTTTTGCAGCTGCAACTCCCTCTTCAAAACTAATCTGCCCTTACCAGAGTTTAAGACAAGCTGAAGCTGATTAGCCCAGAACTACCTTCTTTTGCTTCTAGAAAAACTGAGTGATTGACAAAGGCTTTCAGTTTGAAAAGCAGATCCAACAGAGGATGCAGCTTCCAGCAGCAATGATTCAGAGGGAAATCCtggaaataataatcataaaccTTAGAATCCCCAGGAAGCCTAAGCAGAAAACTTTCCTTTCAGAAAGCAATTCACCACCCAGCCATAAAATCTATCTGACTGTTAGAGAACTATGATCATGTTGAATCTGGAATCCAGAATCTTCTGTCCTAACCCCAGCTCCACTGCTTGAACCTATTTTTTACAAGCCTCTAGATATCCAATATCAACCTACAAATTTTTCACTACATATTCTAAGACAAGAGCAAGATGTCTCTTCTGATTGCTTTAAAGGAACATTCAAAACTATGTAACAATGAAGAGGTGAAGAAATGGGACTGGTTACTGCCAGAGGTGGTATCCATTAGGTGTAGGTTGAAATGAGAGATGGTGGGAAGAGACCCTGTTGACATTTGGGCGAAGGATATTAAGGACACTAGGGATGCTGCAGATGCTTCTGTATATGGAAGGGACTTCATACAAGAAACTCTGGGCTTTGCCAGTATTTGCCATCATGAAAAACACCATCATAGTCAGGGATGACAGACTGCCCTTATTATGGAGCATATTCATTTTAAGACTGCACTAGCTCTCGGTCATCTCTGTGGGTTGCCATCACTGCCACATATGTTCAGTTTTCCAATGATTCTATGACTAAAACCCCATTTTtactccttcttccctcctccccattgTCTGGTTACCTGGGGAAGCCTGAGCCAGGAGCACAAGGACAGCTAAGGTCAGGACCGAGAGTTTAATGTATCCTGAGAGGAGTGAGGAACGATCCAGCGGCATACTGAATGTGCCAGGAGAGGCTGGTCTTCACTCTGCATTTTATTGTCTTGGGTAAGGCTGAGTCATGGACAATAAATCAGAGAAGGGCAGAGTGCTCCACCACCCATCAGCTTGTGGGTCCGCAACATAAATTGATGATCCAATATTCAGAGTCCTTCTCGAGACATCATCTGGGAAGGTGGAAGACATGAGCAGAGAGGATCTACAGGTCCATCACAAGTCTCTGGCATTGTGGAGAGAAGGAACCCACTTTCCAAGAAGGCTTTCTTGTTCCTCTCCTTGAGAAGTTTAGTCCCCTCCCTTATGTTTACAGCTGCCCTGCCTCCTTCTTTCTgtcttaatgtttttttaaaaaagatatttatttatttatttatttgacacagagagagagagagagagagatatcacaagtaggcagagaggcagacagagagagggggacagcaggctctaatgcggggcttgatccccagaccctgagatcatgacctgagccaaaggcagaggcttaatccactgagccacccaggcctcctgtcATAATATTTTTCATGCTGAGGTGGAACCAAGTATTTTTCTAGTTTATCTCCCCTATTGGATTAACATTTTCAAGGGCAACTTTTAACAGACAATGAGTCCCTGAAGGTAGGGACTGGCTATAATTTCTGTATGTCCAGGTGTGCAGTGCACAATTGTTGAAaacaatgaattaatgaatgcatGTATGGTATTCATTCATATCCTGATAGATTTAGAATTGGCATTCCTCACCTATGAAAATGCAGACTGAGATAGTGGAAGAGGATTGCCCAGGGTCATACCGTGAGCAAGAAAGAACCAGACAGAGACCCTCCTAACACAGCTCACCATCCAGCTCTTTTAAACTATGAATTTAGTCCTTATTTCTTACTCCAAATCCTTAATATTGGCTGTCTTTGAGACATTCTTGTACTCCAGCCTCAAAGAATACAACAAAAATGTTTCCCACAGGTTCTCCAACAAAGAGGGTATAGAAGGGGGCAATGCCTGACACCATCAGGAAATGTATCTGTGAGTCCACTGGGTTTTCTTTTGGGGGTCTGTGGTATGGTCATTTCATACCTTTAGATGGGCCCAGTGCTATTCCACTCTCTTTTTCCTCCAGTTGGCAGGTATTCGGGAAAGCCTGGTGGATAGCAGGAAATCTGTTTTGTCCTTGATAGAAGTAGTTCCTTCTCCAGGAAAGCAGTGAGCATGGAAGCCACCCGCTGAAGTCTTACTGCCAGTAGCTAAGATAAGCACTTTCCATATATGACCCCCAGAATCCTCCCAGGATCTCTGATAGGCAAATATAATTTTCTCAAGATTACATCATGCTTAGGAGTAAGATCTAGATTCAGGAATGGCTCACTTGTCTCAAGAGcacatccatctatctatcagTGATCttactttcattcattttctctctctctctctttcttgtgattttattatttgagagagacagagcaagttcATGAGACCACCGAGGGGATGAAGAGGGGCAagaagactctgcactgagctcagtGCCCAGAGGGggtgctccatctcaggacctgagatctgaaatcaagagttggacgcttaactaactgagccaccaaggcaccctgagAACATCTTCTTTCTGTCATCCCAGAGGATTATGCTTGAGTAATGATGGAAGAAGAAACCTATTAACCTGAAAAGCAGTGATGGGTGGATGAGAGTTAGAGTCATTATCTCCTGAAAGACATGATCTGTGCAGGCCTAGGGGGCAGAACTACAAGTCTTGGGTGGAAATTATACTGGGGTAGATTTTAACTAATTAGAAAGACTTCTGATAATTGGAACCATCTGAAAATGGTTGGCCTGTCTGGGAGATGTGGTGGTTCCTGGTGTCCAAATACTACACATGGAGTCTGCCTGATCACTTCTCTTGGGTTCTGCAGGGAGGACTGATGAATTGGCTGATAGGGATCTCTACACTAGACAGAGTTCTAGGCACTGGGTCTAAGAGGAGAAggcaaaatcttgccattttgattagagagggagacaaaacacacAATGGCAGGTGATGACAGCGcttataaagaaaaccaaaacagggTAAGGGTTGGAGGATAAGCtgttgtatgtgtatatgtgtgggggtggggatgtcTATTTGGAACAGGTTACCCAAGCAAGGACTTTCTGAGTTAGAGACATTGAGTAGAAACCTAAATGTATGGAGGAAGTGAGCTACATGGATATCTAGAatcttccaggcagagagaattgCAAGACCAAAGGCTCTGAGGTAGGAAAGCAACAGATCTCttaggaagagcagagagccacGTGTGAGTGGGGTCCAGTGAGcaagggaaagaagaagagaagctgaaaccacagaagcaggcagagctaGATGACATCAGGACTGACAGGGCCTACTAAGGACTTGGGGCTTTGATATGTGGTAGAGAAGTGTGATTTACATTTTAAGAGATCTTTCAAATCTGAAAGTTTGATTCTTTTTGTCTATGAGACatcactttcttcatctgtaaggtAAAGTATTTGGGCTAAACTATGGTTTCCTGAAATGTGTGACCCATGTCACTGACAGTGTGAGTGATAATTTGAGTGGCAAACATAagtgtatgtttttaaataatttttattttaatgtttatttgacCAAAAAAGTCACTAGTCCTTGATCTGGTTATTTTACAGAAAGCCACTTAAGATGTGGTCCAAATATGAGTTTAAGTAAATGAATTGTGTTGGtttctataaaaaatattaactaaataatACTACAACCTATAGATGATATAGCAGCCTGTTTGTTTGTAAAAGGATACACAGATGACTGACATTTAGGCTAGGAAATTGATAAAGACCATTCTATGGAATAGAACTGAAGCTCTGACAGGTCAGTTGACTTTCTTAAGGCCTGGGAGTCATGAATGGGACTTTAGTCTACTGACTCCAAGTCTATTGTTCCTCGCACGAGGGAAAACTGTCTTGGCAAGCACATACTTCTTCTGGCTATAACcatctttatttatatttgtattttatttgttttgaaatgaTTATAGATTAAGAGGAAGTTGCAGATAGTAAAGAAATCCTGTGTACCCTTTACACAGTTTCCCCAAATGTTatgttttgataactataacaCAATGTCAAAACAAGGAAATTGACATTGGTATGATGCTTATGTATACCTCTGTCATTTTATCACAGGAATTGTTTAGTGTGAGCAATCAATATGCAGAACTATTCAGTTACTACAAAGATCTTCTTTGCGCTACTCTGCCCCCTATTCCCCAACATTCCAACATTCTTGCTCTAATTTTGTCACTTTGAGATGTTATATAAAAGCGATCAAACAATATACGACCTTGTGAGATCACGGCATCTATCAATAGTTGCTTCTTCTGTTGCTGTGTTTTGTTCCATGGTATGAATGTACTGTTTAACCATTAACATATTATAGAACATTTTGGTTATTTCCAGATTTTGGTTATtccaaataaagctgctgtgaatatttgtgTAGAGATTTTTCTGTAGATGTGAGTTTTCGTTTCTCTTGATCAATGCCTAGGAAGGCGATATCTGGATTGTATGACATACTTaagtttagctttttaaaaaagtgccaaACTATTTTTCAGAGTGCCTGCACTACTtaacattctcaccaacaatgtatgagagATTTGGTTTCTCTTCATCAGCTTTTGGCATTCTCATGGTTTTTAGCTGTTCTAATACATATGTAGTAGTATCTCATCCtggtattaatttgcattttcctaatcgctactgatgttgaacatcttttcatgtacctatttgCCATCCTctggtgaaatgtctattcatttgcccattttctaaatggaatatttgtgtttttgtatgaGGAGTatgtctttactttttttattgaagtataactaacatacagtgttatactagTCTGGGgtgtacaatatagagattcaacaattctatgttcctcagtgctcaccacagtaagtgtagttaccatctgtcaccaaataATGTTATTACCCTCTTACTGACTACATTCTCTATGCTGTCCTGTTCATCTCCAtgagttatttattttgcaaCTGGAAGCTTATACCTCTTAATCCTTTTTTCCCTATCTATTTCACCCACTGCCCCCAATCACCCTTCTGGCatccaccaatttgttctctgtatttaagagactatttttcttgtttgtctctttttctttgtttttcatttgtttgtttgggttttttttcttcttaaaccccacatatgaatgaaatcatatggtatttttctttctctgtctggcttatttcacttagtattatacttctaggtccattcatgtagttgcaaatgacaagatatcattttcttttatggctcagtaccattccattgtgtatacaaaTACCacacttttttatccattcatccattgatgggcacATGgtctgcttctgtatcttggctaatgtaaataatgtTCCAGTAAAGATAgctgtgcatatatcttttcatattgggttaatatcaaaaatatattaagaacttatacaactcaacacacactgGAAAATAATGATCagttaaaaataggcagaagacctgaataggtATTCCtctaaaaaagacatacaaatggccaacaaaggcccatctggtccaatgcATCATTCAGAACTCTTGTTTGTTGACTTTATACTTAGATGATCTATTGCTGAGAGTGATGTGtaaagatcccctacaattaatgtgtTCTTATCagtatgtctctttattttgatttagaGTTGGCTTATATAGttagctgctcccacgttggggacataagtatttacagttgttataatttcttaataagtatttacagttgttataATTTCTTGTTGgctagaccctttaagaatgatgtagtgtccttctgtgtccctgattacagtctttagcttaaaatctaatttgtctgatatgagaatctctatcccagctttcttttgagacctgttgaaatgAAAGAtgattctccatcccttcactttcagtctggatgtgtttttaggttcaaaatgcatctcttgtagacagcatttgGATGAGTCCTACCTTATTATCCAATCTACAACCTTGTGTCATTTTATGgaagcatttaggccattcacatgagagtgattattaaaaaatacccagtggaaaaaagacagtctcttcaataaatagtgctgggaaaattggaaagctatgtacagaagaatgaaactagaccattctcttagaacgtacacaaagataaactcaaaatggatgaaagacctcaatgtgagacaggaatccatcaaaatcctagaggagaacataggcagtaacctcttgtAGAGGTTACTGtcacaacttctttcaagacatgtctccagggacgcctgggtggcgcagttggttggacgactgccttcggctcagggcgtgatcctggagtcccgggatcgagtcccacatcaggctcccagctccatggggagtctgcttcgctctctgaccttctcctcgctcatgctctctctcactgtctctctcaaataaataaataaataaataaaaaatcttaaaaaaaaaaaaaagacatgtctccaaaggcaagagaaacaaaagcgaaaatgaacttttggcacttcatcaagataaaaacttctgcacagcaaagtcaacaaaacaacgaggcaacccacgaaataggatatttgcaaatgacactataaaaaaagggctgatattcaagatctataaagaatttctcaaactcaatacccccaaaacagataatcaaattaaaaaaatggactgaagacataaacagacacttttccaatgaagacctataaatggctctcagacacatgaataaaatgttcagcatcattagccatcagggaaattcaaatcgaaaccacattgagataccaccttacaccagttagaatggccaaaattaacaagacagaaaacaacaaatgatggagaggatgtggagaaaggtgaaccctcttacactgttggtgggaatgcaagctgatgcagccactttggaaaacagtgtggagattcctcaaaaaattaaaaatagagttacttatgaccctgcaattgcactactgggtatttaccccaaagatacagatgtagtgaaaaaaagggccaaatgtaccctaatgttcataccagcgatggccacaatcgccaaactatggaaagagccgagaCGCCCtttaacagacgaatggataaagaagatatggtccatatatacaatggaatattactcagccatcagaaaggatgaacacctgacttttgcatcaacatggatgggactggaggagattactctaagtgaaataagtcaagtagaaaaagtcaattatcatatggtttcacttacttatggaacataaggaataacatggaggacattaggagaaggaaaggaaaagtagagggtggaaattggatggggagatgaaccatgagagactatggactccaagaaacaaactgaaggtttcggGGGTGAAGGGGATGGGTGGGCCTGGTGGTgactattaaggagggcacatattgcatggagcactgggtattatgtaaacaatgaatcttggaacactacatcaaaaaactaatgatgtattgtatggtgactaataaaacagaatttttaaaaaaaccaaatggccaacagacacatgaaaacatactCAAAATCACTCATGATGAGGAAAATACAAATTGGAGCCACTGcaaaatatcacctcacacctgccagaacgactaaaataaaaaagacaagaaataacaagtgctagcaatgatgtggagaaaaaggaacccccaTGCACTCttcgtgggaatgcaaactggtgcagccactgtggagaacagtatggaggctccccAAAAACTTGAAACAGAACTACCGTATGACTCAGCAATTAAACTTGTGGGTATTTGCTCAAGGAtaatggaatatttatttttaattgtcaaaTTTTAAGAGTTGTTTATGTAATCTGAGTTCTTTattg comes from Neovison vison isolate M4711 chromosome 8, ASM_NN_V1, whole genome shotgun sequence and encodes:
- the DEFB115 gene encoding beta-defensin 115, with protein sequence MPLDRSSLLSGYIKLSVLTLAVLVLLAQASPDGWLKRCNYGKGRCRKSCKENERKKERCGEKKICCIPDVKREPTYSVEKQKMTYEAKDLERHKHILSEICIGCETSRRAE